One window of the Novosphingobium sp. KACC 22771 genome contains the following:
- a CDS encoding MATE family efflux transporter produces the protein MAEAGISRRAIFAQAWPIILGQALVPLVSVVDVAVIGRLSDGRNLAGVALGTTILNLVFWSFGFLRMGVTGITAQAHGAGDEPEICATILRSLALGLGLGVGLLVLSPGIVPLGLRLMAAPDGVGDAAHDFLTMRFIGAPAALSFYAINGWLLGLGRTRLALGVQTVMNGINIGLDLLFVGALGMGARGVGLGTTLAEYSALLGGMVAIALVLGPEWRDQLRSIGRARLLDRAAAARLIVVNADIMVRTLALLAIFTWFTRSAAALGPVPLAANHVLMQMVSISAFVLDGFAFTAEARVGAAIGARSRSSLLRAIRLTGEFSLGGALLFSLAILVLGDAAIAFLTHDAAIRAQAHAMLPYCAAVPLVGVASWLLDGIFIGAVAGAVLRNAAVVALGLYLLTDFAVKPLGAAGIWLALLASYAYRALALGWAMPALLRASR, from the coding sequence TTGGCTGAGGCAGGCATTTCGCGCCGCGCCATTTTCGCGCAGGCATGGCCGATCATTCTGGGTCAGGCACTGGTGCCGCTGGTCAGCGTGGTCGATGTCGCGGTGATCGGTCGGCTCAGCGATGGGCGCAATCTGGCCGGGGTGGCGCTGGGCACGACGATCCTGAACCTTGTGTTCTGGAGCTTTGGCTTTTTGCGGATGGGCGTGACCGGCATTACCGCGCAGGCGCATGGCGCAGGCGATGAGCCGGAAATTTGCGCCACTATCCTGCGTTCGCTGGCTCTGGGGCTGGGATTGGGGGTGGGTCTACTGGTGCTGTCGCCGGGGATCGTGCCGCTTGGGCTGCGTCTGATGGCGGCGCCCGATGGAGTGGGGGATGCCGCGCATGACTTTCTGACCATGCGGTTTATCGGCGCGCCGGCGGCGCTGAGTTTCTATGCGATCAATGGCTGGCTGCTGGGCCTTGGCCGGACGCGACTGGCGCTGGGCGTGCAGACGGTGATGAACGGGATCAATATCGGCCTCGATCTGCTCTTTGTCGGCGCGCTGGGCATGGGCGCGCGGGGCGTGGGGCTGGGCACAACGCTGGCCGAATACAGCGCCTTGCTGGGCGGGATGGTGGCGATTGCCCTTGTGCTGGGGCCGGAGTGGCGGGATCAATTGCGCTCGATCGGCCGGGCGCGTTTGCTGGACAGGGCGGCGGCGGCGCGGCTGATCGTGGTGAATGCTGATATTATGGTGCGCACGCTGGCGCTGCTGGCGATCTTTACATGGTTCACCCGTTCGGCCGCCGCGCTGGGGCCGGTGCCGCTGGCGGCCAATCATGTGCTGATGCAAATGGTCAGCATCAGCGCCTTCGTCCTCGACGGTTTCGCCTTTACCGCCGAGGCGCGGGTGGGGGCGGCCATCGGCGCGCGCTCGCGCAGCAGCCTGCTGCGCGCCATCCGTTTGACGGGCGAGTTTTCGTTGGGCGGGGCTTTGTTGTTTTCCCTCGCCATTCTCGTGCTTGGCGATGCGGCCATCGCCTTTCTCACCCATGATGCGGCCATCCGGGCGCAGGCTCATGCCATGCTGCCCTATTGCGCGGCGGTGCCTCTGGTGGGGGTGGCCAGTTGGCTGCTGGACGGTATTTTCATCGGCGCGGTGGCCGGGGCCGTTTTGCGCAATGCGGCGGTGGTGGCGCTTGGCCTCTATTTGCTCACCGATTTTGCCGTAAAGCCGCTGGGCGCCGCAGGGATCTGGCTCGCGCTCTTGGCCAGCTATGCCTATCGCGCGCTGGCGCTGGGCTGGGCCATGCCGGCCCTGCTCCGCGCAAGCCGATAA
- a CDS encoding Lrp/AsnC family transcriptional regulator: protein MKQEYHLDPIDRRIVQALQENGALSHAELGERVGTSAASCWRRIKALEAAGVLSATVRLVDPHMIGRGVNVFCNIRVRHHAQEGRRPFEEFVRARPEVVECFSMSGEWDYLLRIVVADVADYEKFLMHTLLEHPAVGAAASHFALSMTKYTTALPLG from the coding sequence ATGAAACAGGAATATCACCTTGACCCTATCGACCGGCGAATCGTTCAGGCCCTGCAGGAGAACGGCGCGCTCAGCCATGCCGAATTGGGCGAGCGGGTCGGCACATCGGCCGCTTCGTGCTGGCGCCGCATCAAGGCGCTGGAGGCGGCCGGGGTGCTGAGCGCCACGGTCCGGCTGGTCGATCCGCACATGATCGGGCGCGGGGTCAATGTGTTCTGCAACATTCGCGTGCGCCATCACGCGCAGGAAGGGCGCAGGCCCTTTGAGGAATTCGTGCGCGCCCGGCCAGAGGTCGTCGAATGCTTTTCCATGTCGGGCGAATGGGATTACCTCTTGCGCATTGTCGTGGCCGATGTGGCCGACTACGAGAAATTTCTGATGCATACCTTGCTTGAACATCCCGCCGTAGGGGCAGCGGCCTCGCATTTCGCGCTGTCGATGACGAAATATACCACGGCGTTGCCCCTTGGCTGA
- the phhA gene encoding phenylalanine 4-monooxygenase yields the protein MPHFTAVRPPEAAPDWTVPQEWGQYSAQEHGVWDHLFARQSRLLPGRVAPAFLEGLDILRLSKPGIPDFAELNARLMDATGWQVVAVPGLVPDAVFFDHLANRRFVAGRFIRKPDQIDYLEEPDIFHDVFGHVPLLANPVFADYMQAYGRGGQRAGELGAIERLARLYWYTVEFGLIRGKQGLQIYGAGIVSSFSETLFALKDPSPNRLGFDLGRVMRTRYRIDDFQQTYFVIDSFEDLLRQSLETDFAPLYRALDGSSDLGVADVLDSDRVDHRGTQAYALAKAHRQGDRTP from the coding sequence ATGCCCCATTTCACCGCCGTCAGGCCGCCCGAAGCCGCCCCCGACTGGACCGTTCCGCAGGAATGGGGGCAATACAGCGCGCAGGAACACGGCGTCTGGGATCACCTGTTTGCGCGGCAATCGCGGCTGCTGCCGGGGCGGGTGGCCCCTGCCTTTCTTGAAGGGCTCGACATTCTGCGCCTTTCCAAACCGGGCATTCCCGATTTTGCCGAACTCAACGCCCGGTTGATGGACGCCACCGGATGGCAGGTGGTGGCGGTGCCGGGGCTGGTGCCCGATGCGGTGTTTTTCGACCATCTGGCCAATCGCCGCTTTGTCGCGGGACGCTTCATCCGCAAGCCCGACCAGATCGACTATCTGGAAGAACCCGACATTTTTCATGACGTGTTTGGCCATGTCCCGCTGCTCGCCAACCCCGTCTTTGCCGATTACATGCAGGCCTATGGTCGGGGCGGCCAGCGTGCGGGCGAATTGGGCGCGATTGAAAGGCTGGCTCGGCTTTACTGGTACACCGTGGAATTCGGGCTGATCCGCGGGAAACAGGGTCTGCAAATCTATGGCGCGGGCATTGTTTCCTCCTTCAGCGAAACGCTCTTTGCGCTGAAGGATCCCTCTCCCAACCGGCTTGGCTTTGATCTGGGCCGGGTGATGCGCACGCGCTATCGCATCGACGATTTTCAGCAGACCTACTTCGTGATCGACAGTTTCGAGGATCTGTTGCGCCAGAGCCTTGAGACGGATTTCGCCCCGCTCTATCGCGCCCTGGATGGGTCGTCCGATCTGGGCGTCGCCGATGTTTTGGACAGCGACCGGGTGGATCATCGCGGCACCCAGGCCTATGCCCTTGCCAAAGCGCACCGACAGGGAGACCGGACCCCGTGA
- a CDS encoding 4a-hydroxytetrahydrobiopterin dehydratase, with protein sequence MTEQAIIDALTALPGWDYDAPRKAIHRRIVLKDFPQAMALMVRIGMEAEKRDHHPEWTNVYNRLDIWLTTHDAGGVSRRDIELAAWINAVV encoded by the coding sequence ATGACCGAACAAGCCATTATAGACGCCCTGACCGCCTTGCCCGGCTGGGATTACGACGCCCCGCGCAAGGCGATCCACCGCCGCATCGTCCTCAAGGATTTTCCGCAAGCGATGGCGCTGATGGTGCGGATCGGGATGGAGGCCGAAAAGCGCGACCACCATCCCGAATGGACCAATGTTTACAACCGGCTCGACATCTGGCTGACCACGCATGATGCGGGCGGAGTTTCCCGGCGCGATATCGAACTGGCCGCATGGATCAATGCGGTGGTCTGA
- a CDS encoding DUF4198 domain-containing protein: protein MVALTALAPVADAHGIWFAQRARQLALIYGVGADDLDAVKRLPMINAVKGFDALGAPVKVSLRTAGIVPVVDSNVPVAIVAAAMDYGLWTRTPDGEWHNKGRDEVPNATLAEHNWKYAVHLTQMPTKPVPLIEGHTLQLVPATVAIPQKMGEPFTVCAMYKGKPMAGVTIMSDYVNDPDEEGVKTGPDGTATIKLRNQGINVLMAIYVGPADDAKKADHSEYRSSLSFVLPHAPE, encoded by the coding sequence ATGGTGGCATTGACCGCGCTGGCCCCGGTGGCCGATGCTCATGGCATCTGGTTTGCGCAAAGGGCGCGGCAACTGGCGCTGATCTATGGCGTGGGGGCCGATGATCTCGATGCGGTCAAGCGTTTGCCGATGATCAATGCGGTCAAGGGTTTTGACGCGCTGGGGGCGCCGGTCAAGGTTTCCCTGCGCACGGCGGGCATCGTGCCGGTGGTAGACAGCAACGTGCCGGTGGCCATTGTGGCCGCCGCAATGGATTATGGCCTGTGGACCCGGACTCCCGATGGCGAATGGCACAACAAGGGCCGTGACGAGGTGCCCAATGCCACGCTGGCCGAGCATAACTGGAAATACGCCGTCCACCTGACGCAGATGCCGACAAAGCCGGTGCCGCTGATCGAGGGGCATACGCTGCAACTGGTGCCTGCGACGGTGGCGATCCCGCAAAAGATGGGCGAACCCTTCACCGTGTGCGCCATGTACAAGGGCAAGCCGATGGCGGGTGTGACGATCATGTCCGATTACGTCAACGATCCCGATGAGGAGGGCGTCAAGACCGGCCCCGACGGCACGGCCACGATCAAGCTGCGCAATCAGGGCATCAATGTGCTGATGGCGATCTATGTCGGCCCCGCCGATGACGCGAAAAAGGCTGACCATAGCGAGTATCGCTCCTCGCTTTCCTTCGTCCTGCCCCACGCGCCGGAATAA
- a CDS encoding TonB-dependent receptor yields MKTTPLALALIAGASSPALAQHSANMLPPVDVETNAADDAAQTTTMTITGQTLRRLAPASSDVGAIITRLPGLAGNTGGGFSTMPAIRGLSEQRLIVLVDGHPIDSACPNDMNPPLSYTDPQTAGAIDVITGVSPVSAGGDAIGGVISVKSPAPRFSTNGRLLITGEGQAYYRSNDGGFGSGLTLTMAGRQISATYSGSYAKAQNYHAGGDLGVVHATQYAKTDHKLALAYQGAIGLIELAGGYHHSAYEGFPNQFMDMTGNNSWFLNTHYLGSFDWGTVDLKADYRATDHQMNFLADKGGTADGGMPMNTRVRSGGYTLAVDLPLAPGATLRMGSEYRHQRLDDWWPPVAGSMMMGPNTYLNVNNGRRERIAAYVEAQKRWGETFSLTAGGRYDRVNMNTGAVAPYSTGMMSMADAMAAAAFNAADHRRRFNNWSASLIGHYTPMQGLAFDLGYAHKTRAPNIYELYTWGQGAMSSQMIGWYGDGNGYFGNLALRPERADTISGSATLSGGGKQGWFVKVAPYYTHVNDYIDARRIKVLSNMMGMPGPFAQLQFANTEAEFYGLDLSGAATVWNGGDHGQTRLSATLSWVHGQNLSAQTPLYHQMPLNILANIEHRIGGLSAAVEVNWVDRKSRIDPARNEPLTQAYALVHLRSAYEWHQWRLSLDVENLFDKGYALPLGGMALGDYSASGGAVLRPVSGRGRSVNVGLSRRF; encoded by the coding sequence ATGAAGACCACTCCTCTGGCGCTGGCGTTGATCGCCGGTGCCTCCTCGCCTGCGCTTGCCCAACATAGCGCCAATATGCTGCCTCCGGTCGATGTAGAGACCAACGCCGCCGACGATGCGGCCCAAACCACCACCATGACCATCACCGGCCAGACCCTGCGCCGACTGGCCCCGGCAAGCAGCGATGTGGGGGCGATCATCACGCGCCTGCCCGGCCTTGCGGGCAATACGGGCGGCGGCTTTTCCACCATGCCCGCGATCCGGGGCCTGAGCGAACAGCGCCTGATCGTTCTGGTCGACGGTCACCCGATCGACAGCGCCTGCCCCAACGACATGAACCCGCCGCTCAGCTATACCGACCCGCAAACCGCAGGCGCTATTGATGTCATCACCGGCGTCTCGCCGGTAAGCGCGGGCGGCGATGCCATCGGCGGGGTGATTTCCGTCAAAAGCCCAGCGCCGCGTTTCTCGACCAACGGCCGCCTGCTGATCACCGGCGAGGGGCAGGCCTATTACCGCAGCAATGACGGCGGCTTTGGCTCGGGCCTGACACTGACCATGGCGGGCAGGCAGATTTCGGCGACCTACAGCGGCAGCTATGCCAAGGCGCAGAACTATCACGCCGGGGGCGATCTGGGCGTGGTCCATGCCACGCAATATGCCAAGACCGACCACAAGCTGGCGCTGGCCTATCAGGGCGCCATCGGGCTGATCGAACTGGCCGGGGGCTATCACCATTCGGCCTATGAAGGCTTTCCCAATCAGTTCATGGACATGACCGGGAACAATTCATGGTTCCTCAACACCCACTATCTGGGCAGCTTCGACTGGGGGACGGTGGACCTGAAGGCGGATTATCGCGCCACCGATCATCAGATGAACTTCCTGGCCGACAAGGGCGGCACGGCCGACGGCGGCATGCCGATGAACACGCGGGTGCGCTCGGGCGGCTACACGCTGGCGGTGGATCTGCCCTTGGCGCCGGGCGCCACGCTGCGCATGGGCAGTGAATATCGCCACCAGCGCCTTGATGACTGGTGGCCCCCGGTGGCGGGCAGCATGATGATGGGGCCCAACACCTATCTCAACGTCAACAACGGACGACGCGAGCGCATCGCCGCCTATGTCGAGGCGCAAAAGCGCTGGGGCGAGACATTTTCCCTGACGGCGGGCGGGCGCTATGACCGGGTCAATATGAACACCGGCGCGGTCGCGCCCTATTCCACCGGCATGATGAGCATGGCCGATGCCATGGCCGCCGCCGCCTTCAACGCCGCCGACCATCGCCGCCGTTTCAACAATTGGAGCGCCTCGCTGATCGGGCATTACACGCCGATGCAGGGCCTCGCATTCGACCTTGGCTATGCCCACAAGACCCGCGCGCCCAATATCTATGAACTCTACACATGGGGCCAGGGGGCGATGTCGAGCCAGATGATCGGCTGGTATGGTGACGGCAACGGCTATTTCGGCAATCTTGCCCTGAGGCCCGAGCGGGCCGACACGATCAGCGGATCCGCCACCCTTTCAGGCGGCGGCAAACAGGGCTGGTTCGTCAAGGTGGCGCCCTATTACACCCATGTGAACGATTATATCGACGCGCGCCGGATCAAGGTGTTGAGCAATATGATGGGCATGCCCGGCCCCTTTGCGCAATTGCAGTTTGCCAATACAGAGGCCGAGTTTTACGGGCTCGACCTGTCCGGCGCGGCCACGGTCTGGAACGGCGGCGACCATGGCCAGACGCGCTTGTCGGCCACGCTGTCATGGGTGCATGGCCAGAACCTGAGCGCCCAAACGCCGCTCTATCACCAGATGCCGCTCAACATTCTGGCCAACATCGAACATCGGATCGGCGGGTTGAGCGCGGCGGTCGAGGTCAACTGGGTGGACCGCAAGAGCCGGATCGACCCGGCGCGCAACGAGCCGCTAACGCAGGCCTATGCGCTGGTCCATCTGCGCAGCGCCTATGAATGGCACCAATGGCGGCTGAGCCTTGATGTCGAGAATCTGTTCGACAAGGGCTATGCGCTGCCGTTGGGCGGCATGGCGCTGGGCGATTACAGTGCGAGCGGCGGCGCGGTGCTGCGCCCTGTCTCCGGGCGCGGGCGGTCGGTCAATGTCGGTCTCTCGCGGCGGTTCTAA
- a CDS encoding TonB family protein, with protein MRERVAGAGASVLVHGLALGAALAFSGIPSPHPQRQANVTTMTFAAPAPRSSGRRRAPRPATLHQRQANPPAPIMSAASGMLATASPPVAASTNLSARPAPPMAAPIPAVQQSKPDLAAQRSTYLHRLWLRIMACRPGGLGLAGIVRLAFRVDGHGALTHAQVIGPSGMILLDRAALQALRRAAPFPAPPEDMPVDDEDFEVEIRFG; from the coding sequence TTGCGCGAGAGGGTGGCCGGGGCGGGCGCTTCGGTGCTGGTCCATGGACTCGCGCTGGGGGCCGCGCTGGCCTTCAGCGGCATCCCCAGCCCGCATCCGCAGCGGCAGGCGAATGTCACCACCATGACCTTCGCCGCGCCTGCGCCCCGGTCATCGGGGCGCAGGCGCGCACCGCGCCCCGCCACCCTGCACCAGCGGCAAGCCAATCCCCCGGCGCCAATCATGTCGGCCGCCTCCGGCATGCTTGCGACAGCATCGCCGCCCGTTGCTGCTTCAACCAACCTGTCCGCGCGCCCCGCCCCGCCCATGGCGGCACCCATCCCCGCCGTGCAGCAGAGCAAGCCCGATCTCGCCGCGCAAAGGAGCACCTATCTGCATCGTCTGTGGTTGCGGATCATGGCATGCCGTCCGGGCGGGCTGGGGCTGGCCGGCATCGTGCGGCTGGCCTTCCGGGTGGATGGCCATGGCGCCCTGACCCATGCGCAGGTCATCGGCCCCAGCGGCATGATCCTGCTCGACCGCGCCGCTTTGCAGGCGCTGCGCCGGGCGGCACCGTTTCCCGCCCCGCCCGAGGATATGCCGGTTGATGACGAGGATTTTGAAGTGGAGATCCGGTTTGGCTGA
- the pip gene encoding prolyl aminopeptidase, giving the protein MLRNLYAPIEPYASGMLDTGEGHAIYYERCGTPGAKPAVFLHGGPGGGIGPAHRQLFDPALYDVVLFDQRGSGRSTPHAGLEANTTWHLVADIERLREMVGAEQWLVFGGSWGSTLALAYAQKHPQRVSELILRGIYMCSRPELDWFYQFGVSQMFPDKYERLVAPLSPAERENVLHSYHRRLTTGTREEQIAAARAWSLYEGETITLLPDPAMTAQHDDGHFALAFARLETHYFVHDCWLEPGQLLRDADRLRAIPGTIVHGRYDMPCPAHYAWALHKAWPEADFHLIEGAGHAYSELGILDQLIRATDRYAGKV; this is encoded by the coding sequence ATGCTGCGCAACTTGTATGCTCCCATCGAACCCTATGCCTCCGGTATGCTCGACACCGGCGAGGGCCACGCCATCTATTACGAACGCTGCGGCACGCCGGGGGCCAAACCGGCGGTGTTTCTGCATGGCGGGCCGGGCGGGGGCATCGGCCCCGCGCATCGCCAATTGTTCGATCCGGCGCTTTACGATGTCGTCCTGTTCGACCAGCGCGGCAGCGGCCGTTCAACGCCCCATGCCGGGCTGGAGGCGAACACGACATGGCATCTGGTGGCCGATATCGAACGCCTGCGTGAAATGGTGGGGGCAGAGCAATGGCTGGTGTTCGGCGGATCATGGGGCTCGACGCTGGCGCTGGCCTACGCGCAGAAGCACCCGCAGCGGGTCAGCGAATTGATCCTGCGCGGCATCTACATGTGTTCGCGGCCCGAACTGGACTGGTTCTATCAGTTTGGCGTCTCGCAGATGTTTCCCGACAAATATGAGCGTCTTGTCGCCCCGCTCTCCCCGGCGGAGCGGGAGAATGTGCTGCATTCCTATCATCGCCGATTAACCACAGGCACGCGTGAGGAGCAGATCGCGGCGGCGCGGGCATGGAGCCTGTATGAAGGCGAGACGATTACGCTGCTGCCCGATCCGGCCATGACGGCCCAGCATGACGATGGCCATTTCGCGCTGGCCTTTGCGCGGCTGGAAACGCATTATTTCGTCCATGACTGCTGGCTGGAGCCGGGGCAATTGCTGCGCGATGCCGACAGGTTGCGGGCTATCCCCGGCACCATCGTCCATGGCCGCTATGACATGCCTTGCCCGGCGCATTACGCATGGGCGCTGCACAAGGCATGGCCGGAGGCCGATTTCCACCTGATCGAGGGGGCGGGCCATGCCTACAGCGAGCTTGGCATTCTGGACCAACTGATCCGCGCCACCGACCGATACGCGGGCAAGGTCTGA
- a CDS encoding HoxN/HupN/NixA family nickel/cobalt transporter, translated as MHTVFSYSKPSLRRRIGALLVALIAANIAIWGWAFALFHDQPLMLGTALLAWGLGLRHAVDADHIAAIDNVTRKLMQDGQRPVTVGFWFALGHSGIIAIASVGIALTASALARFGAFKEIGGVIATVISALFLFTIAGMNLAILRSVWRSFAHVRAGGAYSEGDLDLLTGSRGPLSRLFAPMFRLVGKSWHMAPLGFLFGLGFDTATEVAILGMSANQAANGLSLATVLVLPALFAAGMALIDTADGVVMLGAYEWAFVKPIRKLYYNITITLVSAIVAIVIGGIETLALIGGKLGLTSWPWRIAARLGENFNSLGFAIIALFVLCWIISFAIYRWKGFDQIEVS; from the coding sequence GTGCATACCGTGTTTTCCTATTCCAAACCATCGCTGCGCCGCCGGATCGGAGCGCTGCTCGTCGCGCTGATCGCGGCCAATATCGCCATCTGGGGCTGGGCCTTTGCCCTGTTTCATGACCAACCGCTGATGCTGGGCACGGCTCTGCTGGCATGGGGGCTGGGGCTGCGCCATGCGGTGGATGCCGATCATATCGCGGCCATCGACAATGTGACGCGCAAGCTGATGCAGGATGGCCAGCGTCCGGTCACGGTGGGCTTCTGGTTCGCGCTGGGCCATTCGGGGATCATCGCCATCGCCTCGGTCGGCATCGCCCTGACAGCCAGCGCTCTGGCCCGGTTTGGCGCGTTCAAGGAAATTGGCGGGGTGATCGCCACGGTGATCTCGGCGCTGTTCCTCTTCACCATCGCGGGCATGAACCTTGCCATCCTGCGCTCGGTCTGGCGCAGCTTTGCCCATGTTCGCGCGGGCGGGGCCTATAGTGAAGGCGATCTCGACCTGCTGACCGGATCGCGCGGGCCGCTCTCGCGCCTGTTCGCCCCCATGTTCCGGCTGGTCGGCAAGAGCTGGCATATGGCCCCGCTGGGCTTCCTCTTCGGCCTTGGTTTTGACACAGCCACCGAGGTCGCCATTTTGGGCATGTCGGCCAATCAGGCGGCCAATGGCCTATCGCTCGCCACGGTGCTGGTGCTGCCCGCGCTGTTTGCCGCGGGGATGGCGCTGATCGACACGGCCGATGGGGTGGTGATGCTGGGGGCCTATGAATGGGCTTTCGTCAAACCGATCCGCAAACTCTATTACAACATCACCATCACGCTGGTCTCGGCCATCGTCGCCATCGTCATCGGCGGGATCGAAACGCTGGCGCTTATCGGGGGCAAGCTGGGGCTGACGAGCTGGCCATGGCGGATCGCCGCGCGTTTGGGCGAAAATTTCAACAGTCTGGGCTTTGCCATCATCGCCCTGTTCGTCCTGTGCTGGATCATCAGTTTCGCCATCTATCGCTGGAAAGGCTTTGATCAAATCGAGGTTTCGTAA
- the cobW gene encoding cobalamin biosynthesis protein CobW codes for MPDLSKVPVTIVTGFLGAGKTTLISHLIRNAGGRRLAVVVNEFGTLGVDGDILQSCAIPDCPADNIVELANGCICCTVADDFIPTVERLLALNPRPDHILIETSGLALPKPLLKAFDWPAIRSRITVDGVLALADAEAVAAGRFAPDPIAIAAQRAADPGVDHETPLAEVFEDQLACADMVLLTKVDLAGPAQVLAARAVIAAQTSRPILELADGVIDPRVILGLDAAAEDDIAARPSHHDGEDDHEHDDFDSTVVTLPEITDPAELAARIVLLAETDRVLRVKGYAAVAGKPMRLLVQAVGARVRYHYDRPWRAGETRQTTLVAIAERADIDAAAIRATLAG; via the coding sequence GTGCCTGACCTGTCCAAGGTTCCCGTCACTATCGTCACCGGCTTTCTGGGTGCGGGAAAAACCACGCTGATCAGCCATTTGATCCGCAATGCTGGCGGACGCAGGCTGGCCGTGGTGGTCAATGAATTCGGCACGCTGGGGGTGGATGGCGATATTCTGCAATCCTGCGCCATTCCCGATTGTCCGGCCGACAATATCGTCGAACTGGCCAATGGCTGCATCTGCTGCACGGTGGCCGATGATTTCATCCCCACCGTCGAGCGCCTGCTGGCGCTGAATCCGCGCCCTGATCATATCCTGATCGAAACCTCCGGCCTTGCCCTGCCCAAGCCGCTGCTCAAGGCTTTTGACTGGCCCGCGATCCGCAGCCGGATCACGGTCGACGGCGTGCTGGCGCTGGCCGATGCAGAGGCGGTGGCGGCGGGGCGCTTTGCCCCCGATCCCATCGCCATCGCGGCCCAGCGCGCCGCCGATCCGGGCGTGGACCATGAAACCCCGCTGGCCGAAGTGTTCGAGGACCAACTGGCCTGCGCCGACATGGTGCTGTTGACCAAGGTGGACCTTGCCGGGCCGGCGCAGGTGCTGGCGGCCCGCGCGGTCATTGCGGCGCAAACTTCGCGCCCCATCCTCGAACTGGCCGATGGGGTGATTGATCCGCGCGTCATCCTCGGCCTTGACGCGGCCGCCGAGGACGACATTGCCGCCCGCCCCTCGCACCATGATGGCGAGGACGATCATGAGCATGATGATTTCGACAGCACGGTGGTCACCCTGCCGGAAATCACCGACCCTGCCGAACTGGCCGCGCGCATCGTCCTGTTGGCCGAAACGGACCGCGTCCTGCGCGTCAAGGGATATGCCGCCGTGGCGGGCAAGCCGATGCGCCTGCTGGTGCAGGCCGTGGGCGCGCGGGTGCGCTATCATTACGACCGCCCATGGCGCGCGGGCGAAACGCGCCAGACCACGCTGGTCGCCATTGCCGAGCGCGCAGACATTGACGCCGCCGCCATCAGGGCCACGCTGGCGGGCTGA